In Halanaeroarchaeum sp. HSR-CO, one DNA window encodes the following:
- a CDS encoding transketolase C-terminal domain-containing protein, with amino-acid sequence MSADLDRPAERPAGTEILSGTGAVARAVRDAGVDVVSAYPITPQTEIVESIAEYVETGELDASFSRVESEHSALSAVMGAAQAGSRTFTATASQGLLYMSEMVWWTAGARLPVVMAIANRALGPPWNIWGSHTDALSQRDAGWSQVFAASVQEAYDLTLAAYRIAENEDVMLPAMVNLDGFTLAHTMQPLELVSETAAHEYLGEISIPHELDVENPRGYGAMTGGEDFWRFRRRMMDAMAAVPDATRGALDDLADVTGREYDLVYTYRTDDADVVIVGLGTMAREAEVAADLLREEDGVDAGVVRPILYTPFPEDEFAAAVGDATPVVLDRSTSFGRGGILTRDVVMALDRPVASVIAGIGGQSVDYEDMARIVRQAEPGETAWFGGEIQ; translated from the coding sequence ATGAGCGCCGACCTCGACCGACCTGCCGAGCGGCCCGCGGGGACCGAGATCCTCTCCGGAACGGGAGCGGTCGCCCGGGCCGTCCGCGACGCGGGCGTGGACGTCGTGTCTGCCTACCCCATCACGCCACAGACCGAGATCGTCGAATCCATCGCCGAGTACGTCGAGACGGGCGAACTCGACGCGTCGTTCTCGCGCGTCGAGAGCGAGCACTCAGCGCTCTCGGCGGTCATGGGTGCGGCACAGGCCGGCAGTCGGACGTTCACCGCGACCGCCAGCCAGGGCCTCCTCTACATGAGCGAGATGGTGTGGTGGACGGCCGGTGCCCGCCTCCCGGTCGTCATGGCCATCGCCAACCGGGCGCTCGGGCCGCCCTGGAACATCTGGGGGTCGCACACGGACGCGTTGTCCCAGCGCGACGCCGGCTGGTCGCAGGTGTTCGCGGCGAGCGTCCAGGAGGCCTACGACCTCACGCTCGCCGCCTACCGGATCGCCGAGAACGAGGACGTCATGTTGCCGGCGATGGTGAACCTCGACGGGTTCACGCTCGCACACACGATGCAGCCACTCGAACTCGTCTCGGAGACCGCGGCCCACGAGTACCTCGGCGAGATATCGATTCCTCACGAACTCGACGTCGAGAATCCGCGCGGCTACGGGGCGATGACCGGCGGCGAGGATTTCTGGCGGTTCCGCAGACGGATGATGGACGCCATGGCGGCCGTCCCGGACGCCACCCGGGGCGCCCTCGACGACCTGGCCGACGTCACCGGGCGCGAGTACGACCTCGTGTACACCTACCGCACCGACGATGCCGACGTCGTCATCGTCGGTCTCGGAACGATGGCACGCGAGGCCGAGGTGGCCGCGGACCTCCTCCGCGAGGAGGACGGCGTCGACGCCGGGGTCGTCCGGCCAATACTGTACACGCCGTTCCCCGAGGACGAGTTCGCCGCCGCCGTCGGCGACGCGACCCCGGTCGTCCTCGACAGATCGACGTCCTTCGGCCGGGGCGGCATTTTGACCCGGGACGTCGTGATGGCGCTCGACCGCCCTGTCGCCTCGGTCATCGCCGGTATCGGTGGCCAGAGCGTCGACTACGAGGACATGGCCCGCATCGTTCGGCAGGCCGAACCCGGCGAG
- a CDS encoding thiamine pyrophosphate-dependent enzyme: MSWTGEDTGQQINDGHPACSGCGMILGVRHLLEEAGEDSTLVIPASCASVVQGVYPYTAFDVPVVNTAFAASASTASGLRQAYEQQDEDTNVIVVAGDGGSTDIGLASLSGALDRDDDILYVLYDNEAYSNTGFQKSGRTPGGAQTTTTPTGRIGRQKDIDEIVSAHDPAYMATASPGFVPGLRRKAEKGLAADGISFLHLHAPCPPGWRIDTDETVEVARTAVSSALWVLFERERGGEYTLNNPSVSAFRNPDPVAEYVEGQGRFDTATDADVEALEEQAAQNIEYFGQFTDREVSPR, translated from the coding sequence TCGGGATGCGGGATGATTCTCGGCGTCCGACACCTCCTCGAGGAGGCGGGTGAGGACAGCACGCTCGTTATCCCGGCCTCCTGTGCGAGCGTCGTCCAGGGCGTGTATCCGTACACGGCCTTCGACGTCCCCGTCGTGAACACGGCGTTTGCGGCGTCCGCGAGCACCGCGAGTGGCCTTAGACAGGCGTACGAACAGCAAGACGAGGACACCAACGTCATCGTCGTTGCGGGTGACGGTGGGTCGACCGACATCGGCCTGGCGTCGCTGTCGGGCGCACTCGATCGCGACGATGACATCCTGTACGTCCTCTACGACAACGAGGCGTACTCGAACACCGGCTTCCAGAAGTCCGGGCGGACGCCCGGCGGCGCACAGACCACGACGACGCCGACCGGTCGCATCGGTCGACAGAAGGACATCGACGAGATCGTCTCTGCACACGACCCCGCGTACATGGCGACCGCGTCGCCCGGCTTCGTGCCGGGCCTCCGTCGCAAGGCCGAGAAGGGGCTGGCGGCCGACGGCATCTCGTTTCTGCACCTGCACGCGCCCTGTCCGCCCGGGTGGCGCATCGACACCGACGAGACGGTCGAGGTAGCGCGCACTGCCGTCTCGAGTGCCCTGTGGGTGCTGTTCGAGCGCGAACGCGGGGGTGAGTACACGCTCAACAACCCGAGCGTCTCCGCCTTCCGAAACCCCGATCCCGTCGCCGAGTACGTCGAAGGACAGGGACGGTTCGACACCGCGACGGACGCGGACGTCGAGGCGCTCGAAGAGCAAGCAGCGCAGAACATCGAGTACTTCGGTCAGTTCACCGATCGGGAGGTATCGCCACGATGA